The following proteins come from a genomic window of Methanospirillum lacunae:
- a CDS encoding TetR/AcrR family transcriptional regulator encodes MSPPRAERQSETGNIPLGKRDIILNVALHLFTSQGFHATPTSQISKEAGISTGTLFHYFPDKNTLFDQLYLTIKKDMAEAIRICDNPALDPRTRLERCFHGFVTWGISNYEKFLFVEQFYHSPSISEEVKREAHAEFAWMNQISEEAIDKGLIRDLPHEFYLVMVSQIMFGIIKLIKSGSTGLSSEELIRLGLDLVMKQP; translated from the coding sequence ATGAGTCCACCCCGAGCTGAAAGGCAATCAGAAACCGGAAACATTCCACTTGGTAAACGTGATATAATATTGAATGTTGCCCTTCATCTCTTTACAAGCCAGGGATTTCATGCAACCCCTACATCACAGATAAGCAAGGAAGCCGGGATATCTACCGGAACACTGTTTCATTATTTTCCAGATAAAAATACACTCTTTGATCAACTCTATCTGACGATAAAAAAAGACATGGCAGAAGCAATCAGGATCTGTGATAATCCTGCTCTTGATCCAAGGACCAGGCTTGAGCGGTGTTTTCATGGTTTTGTCACCTGGGGGATTTCTAACTACGAGAAATTTCTCTTTGTCGAGCAGTTTTATCACTCTCCAAGTATCTCTGAAGAAGTCAAGCGTGAAGCCCATGCTGAATTTGCCTGGATGAATCAGATATCTGAAGAAGCGATTGACAAAGGACTAATCCGTGATCTCCCTCATGAGTTCTATCTTGTCATGGTCTCCCAAATTATGTTTGGTATTATAAAGTTAATCAAATCCGGGAGTACAGGTTTATCTTCTGAAGAATTGATCAGACTCGGGCTCGATCTGGTAATGAAACAGCCATAA